The window aggccctggcacaggttactgcgagaagctgtggctgccccatccatGGCAGTGTCCACAATCAGGTTGGGTGGggcctggagcaacctgggatggtggaaggtgtccttgcccatggcaggaggagtGGAATAAGATGATCTTTgatgtcctttccaacccaaattattctaCTGATAGCGGTGCTGAAATGATTCTATTAATTTCTGCTCGttctgtcccttgttccctgggagcagggcctCCTctccacctggctgcaccctcagGTGTTTTGGACTCCTCAGGGAATTTTGGAGAGCAATAAGGTccccctgaacctccttttcctccaggttaaactcccccagctccctcagctgctcctcatcagacttgtgctccagccccttgcccagctccgttcccttctctggacacgctccagcccctcaatgtccatcttgcagtgacaggcccagaactggacacagcactggacACACCTCACATTGGTGAGGCCTCACGAGTGCCCACAACAgggggacagtcactgccctggtcctgctggccacaccattgctgaccCAGCCcagatgccattggccttcttgcccacctgggcacacactaTGGACCAGCAGGCCCAGGCCCTTTCCTGCTGGGCTCTTCTCAGCCACTgttccccagcctggagctgctgggagttgtgacccaggggcaggagccccagcacctggccttgttgaacctcaaaGTTATGAAACAGGACTGGCCCTGACAGTGGGCCCTGGGTACAACACCGGTGacctgctgccagctggattAATTCCACCACCgctctctgggcctggccatctGGGCAGTGTTTTTCCAGCAAATGGGGAACCTGTTAAATCCATGGGCTGCAAGGACAATGCTCTCCAGGAGAACGCTGTGGGAGCAGCAATCAAAGGCTTTACTGAAGGTCCACGtacacaacatccacagcctttccccatCCATTAGGTGTTCACAGAAGGAGGTTGGGTCAGTCAAGCAGGACCTGCttaaacccatgctggctgggcctgatgcccCAGTGGTACAGCACACATTGTGTGACTGCACTCCAAGTAATCTGTTCCATACCCTTCCCTGGCACCGAGGCCAGGCTGCCAGGCCTGTGGTTCCCCCACTTGTCCTTCCAAGCCTTCTCGCAGATGGGTGTCACATTGGCCAGCCTCCCGTCACCCAGGAGCTCTCCAGTTAACCAGTCCTGGTTAAACGCTGCTAAATGATGGAGAGAGGAGCTTTGCGAGCTGCTTCACCACCTCCCAACCATAGCCTTAGGAGGAAGGATGACATCTCCCTAGACTTGTGCATGTCTGAGCAGTACAGCATGCTCACTAACAAGTCACTAACAGCTTCTTCCTGCAGTGTGGGGACTTTGTTCTGCTCCCTGTTTCTTCTGTCTTCCAGTTCAGAGGGCTGGACATGCCAAGAGTAACTAACTGGGCTTTCGGTTAAAGGCTGAGGTAAAGAAGGCATTGAGTACCtgagccttttcctcatccctggaggtcATGTTCCCGCCCCAGCATGAAATAAAGGATGGAGAATCTCCTTGGCCTCTTGTTGgctatttttgttattaatgcatttggaaaagcattttttcttaactttcttGCTGGTGACCATATTTACTAGCTGGACTCTTACCTTTCTCGTTTTCTCTCTGATTAACTTCATGACATCCTTGTAGTCTTGCTGAGTTGGCTGACCCTTCTTCCAGAACTCTCTGTTCTTCCCTGAGTCCCAGCGGAAGAAGCCTGCTGTTCATCCAGGCCAGCCTACCCTGAACCGGCTTACAGCACATTGGAATGGGCTCCTGCTCCACCTGTATGACCTCCTTCTGGAGGCATATCCAGCCTTCCTGGGCTCCTTGGCCACTCAGGACTGCCTCCCAAGGGATTCTCTCAACCAGTGGTCAGAACAGACCAAAGCCTGTCCTCCACAAGTCAAAGGCAGTGGTTTTGCtgcccccctccctcccttcatTGAGAACTGAAATGGAATTATGTCACAGTCACTGTATCCGAGGTGGCCTTTGGCAACCCCATCTCCCACCAGTGCTCCTCTGTTTGCAAACAGCAGATGCCCTGGGGAGGGCTTGCCTACCAGCTGTGTTAGGAAGTTTTCTTCCACAtgctccaggaacctcctggagTTCTGGTCTCCTGTCTGTTGGGTGGGATTCCAGCAGACACCTGGTAAGCTGAAGATGTCACTGAGGATGTTGGCAGTGATAGATGTGGGTACATCTATCTACCCCTAATGCAAatctctgcccagcactggtgagACACAGCTGGAGGGCtgattctggaattccaggatgaGGGAGGCGTATCCGTACTGGAGCAAGTCCGGCAAAGGGTCACTAAGGTGAGAAGGGGAATGCAGCGCACGGTGcatgaggagaggctgggagagctTTGCTGGCTTTTCTTGGACAAgagcaggctgggctgtgtggtCAGGGTGTGCAAACTCCTGACTGAAGGTGGGTGGGCAAAGGACACAAGTGACTGTTCAATGCAGCGGTGGCAGGAGACCCAGTGGGCACAAATTGAACCGTGGCAAGTTAGAATGAAAAGAatggtggtgaaacactggatCAGGTAGCCCAGAGCGGTTGTGGTGGAGTCCCTGTGCTGAGCCCTGAGCTGTCCTGAGTCTGtcagtggtgctgctgtgcaTGGAAGGatctggggagaggagaggggtcTGGGATGCTACAGAGCAAAATTTGTTTCAGGCAGCTGAGGAGGAACTGTGGTAAACCCTAAATTTAGTGGCTGTACTGCTACAGGACGGATTTATGACCGTACCAGTGTTTCTCATGCAAGGGAAGGTCAGCCACCCTTGATCACAGGGACAAGGGGGAACTGTCATAGAATGAGGGACACCTGAATGTGGCAAAGTCCTTCAATGAGGTCCCTGGCTTATGAGGGAGTATTCCTTAGTGAATGAGTAAAGTATTAGGTAAGAGAGTGTCTTTCCAAGGGGGTGTTCTGTACTTAGGGCTTGGGGTGGGAGCAAGCAGCTCTATGGAAGGATCAACTCAGTTATTGTGGCTGCCCCAAGAGCAGGGTGAGTGCTGGGAATTTATAGCaatggaagagaaaagaaaaccagaatttttcCTGGCCAGACTAAAGCTTAAAATGTTGTGAAAATGAGGTctgaatttcctcttttttttttattttcactttataaTTAGTTGGGTTCTTTGCCGCGCTACGTACATCCTTTTTATTTGCTACTGACTGGATGAAAGTCTGATGTCACATCCTTTTCATCTATTGTGCTTTTCCTCCTATTCAGACTTTTTCTCTTGTGATTTGTTTCAGAAGGAGGAAGTGCCAGAACATAGAGTAGTAGGCGCTCTTACAGACACCAACCTCTTAAAACTCTTCTCCAGCTGAGCAGTGAATTCTGTGGGGTCTTGAAAGCAGGGACAGGTGAGTAGTGTTTTCAGCTTCTTTGCAATGGCCCTTGTGCTTTCAGCGGAAGAGATATAGCCAGGCTTCCTGTTTATTTTGTAAAAGAATTGCACAGGATAATGCAGCATCTATAGCGTTGCCATATTTGCTGCAAAAGCAAGAATATATTTCTAACTTTATGTAGATGTGACAATTGCAAAGTTCTGTCTGCTGCTCAAAATGTACCAACAACCTCAAACCTTCATAGTGGTTAGATTAGCGTGGCACTTTCCTGCCCCTCTACTGCACAGGAACTTCCCCCTAAGCCTGTACCGCTTTCTCTTATTGTTcttgaaatgcaaaaaaattatttacagggCTAACCCCGCTGTTGTGTGGAGGGTGGAGAATGCAAATGGGTCTGTAAAAAGCAAGGTGGGCTGGGTTTTTCTGCCCGTAGCACTGGCAGCACATGCTGGCATTTCTGTGCAGGAGGAGAAAACCTTCTGGGGATCCAGAGCTGATCATTTCTGTATCAACTGCCCCTCCTCTGACCCCCAATGCCTGGTGCAGAGTGGTGGCTCCATGTTCTGACATTTGGATGCCTCCCAGTGTGGCTGACAAGTCATTTTTGGCCACAGGGGTAGCTCCGTGTGTGACCCAGACACAGTAATCAAGAGGCAATGACAAAtgaggctgtgccagctgagtCCTCTGTCATGTTCTCTGCAACTTTGCTTACAGCTGTTGCATTAAAGCTTCTCCTGTTTTCTGAACCTTTCTGTCCTGGAGCGTGGGGCTTTGGAGATGGATCTCATGGAGGGAGGAGAAATGATAATATCCATTAGGAAGGAAGAGATCTTTGAGATGCTTGAGTTCAACCCCAAAGCCCACTCTGCCAAGTCCACTACTAAACCAAGTTCCTAAGTGCCACACCTACACATCTGTTAAATACCTCCAAGGACCAGTGGCTCCACTGCTTTCTTGGGCAGCCCGTGCTGGCACCTGATAACTCTTCCAGGGTGCAAAATTCTGAGTGATGTCCACCCTAACCTGCCTTGGCATAACTTGAGACCATTTCCTCTGGTCCTAAAAGCCACAGCCTTCTTCACTCTTCTTCACGTGCTCTTGCCTGTTGACCTCTGGAGCCCGGTGGTGGGCACAGGaggtgctgcttctgctgcccttCACTTTACGGAGCAGCAAGGGCAGCAATGCTGATGCTAACGCTGAGGATGGAGCTTGACTGACTTATCTATTTGTTGCTGCCCCGTTATTCTCCTCCACTCCATCCCTCCCTTTTGGCAGAAGAAGGGAGGGAATAAGGGCAGGAGAGTGGAGGGATTACCTGTCCACCAGCAGGATGTACTGGGAGAGCTGAGCAGGTCAGAGCCAGTGTGGCCTGTGCAAGGTTGGGTAGCAGCCTTTACAAAGGCAGTTCTTGACCTTATTGTCTGCATCTGCCTCCAGAGCTGCCCTGTATCCATTCCTTTCCCACCCTCCGTCCATCCTGCCTGGCTACGGTGCCATGATCAATGGGCCGAGctctctgcagggacaggcagtTGGTTTGGaaaggcagcaactgacagGTCAACAGCCTGGAAGACTGAGGcttgtgtttggtttgggggaAGGACACGCTGTGTATCAGGAGAAAACAACTCCCCTCATAACAACCGGCTCTCActgggcagcagctccacacAGTGTCTATTGACAGGGCTTCAGGAATGGTCATAAGGAACGTTCCTATTTCCTCCTGCCGGGGGCTTTGTGTACGTGTCTCGTGTCTCGTGGTCACAGTGACCTGAAGTTCTAGAGGGTGACAGATGAGGTTTCTAATGGTGTTCCCAGAGTTTGTTGTGCACTGCTATGAAGGTGGGACACAGCTGTGAAGGAAGGGTCATACTCTGCTGCCTCGTCTGTcaggtttcttttcttctttccttccctccagaTCATGATGGCTGTCTCAGGAGAGCAAGCTATGGCTGGAGAGAAAATGCTCAGGATGCCCAGCTGCCTCCTAAAGCCCACCAGGGTCATGCTGAGCCACAAGCCCTGGGCACTGTTTATCCTCATCTTTGTGTTTGTGTCCTTTGCCTACCACAAGTTGTACTGGGGCATCTGGGAGGACCCAAAGAGCAGAGGCCCCCTCTACGGCTCGTCTGCTGAAATCAGCTGTGCTCACTATGTGCCTTCTTCCCTCAACATTGCTGGTGGGCCCTCTCCTTCTACAGGAAGTGTGTTTTTTGTGGAGACCTCAGAGCAAACTACCCCAAGTTACCTGTTCTCATGCTCTGTGGAGTCAGCAGCCAGGGCACACCCCGCATCAAGAGTCGTGGTGCTCATGAAAGGCTTGGCCAAAGAGAATGCCTCCTTACCCAGGCACTGGGCTTTCTCCTTGCTGAGCTGCTTCCCCAATGTGGAAATCCAGCCCCTGGACTTGACAGACCTCTTTTCTGGAACACCTCTGGCACAATGGTACTTGCAGcctcagaggcagcaggagcctcATTTTTTACATGTCCTCTCTGATGCCTGCAGGATTGTCCTCATGTGGAAATTTGGTGGCATCTACCTGGATACAGATTTCATTGTGCTTAAGAACTTACAGAACCTCACCGATGCACTCGGGATTCAGGATGATGTTGAACTGAATGGGGCCTTTCTGTCCTTTAAGCCCAAACACAAGTTCATGGAGCTTTGCGTGCAGGACTTTGTGCAGAATTACAATGGCTGGGTCTGGGGCCACCAGGGCCCAGAGCTCCTAACTCGTGTCTTCAAGAAATGGTGCTCCATCCAGACTATCAAGAGCATGAGCTGCAAAGGTGTGAGTGCTCTTGCCCCAGAAGTTGTTTATCCCATTCCCTGGCAGGACTGGAAGAAATTGTTTGAGCCAGTCAGTGCCTTGGAGCTTCGCAAACTCCTGAAGAACACCTATGCAGTGCACGTATGGAACAAACTGAGCCATGGGACCAAGTTAGAGATCCcctcccaggctctgctggctcagctCTATTCCCAGTTCTGCCCTGCCACCTACACAAAGATGAAACAGGACTCTGAAGAGTTGTCAAGGGGTGCAGTGTGACCTGAGGGCCCTTGGCTGCAGAGATGTTCCCCAGACCGAAGGAAACCGAGTGCCTTTGACATTCTCCAGAGTTGGTTTCTAGACCCCAGAGCAGGTGTTCTGCGTGACAGCTCTGTGGTTTTGTACCATTTCTGTTCTCTGCCTCCGATCCTTTGAGTTCCAAATTTACAGCAGAACCTGAGTTCAGCCTCTCTTGCTGTCCTTCAGGAGACCTCTTGCTGCAAGGGAGGTTGAACTTGTTCTTCAGCATCCCTCAGCTGGTCCTCTCTTGGTTTTCTCCAACAGCTCCTCCTGTGGATCTCGGCCTGAGCAGCCCCTTGTGATGTTTCAGCAGCTGTAAGGACCCTTGGCTTGCTCTCTGtggcatttttaattttcacagaatttctGTGTTTGAAGGAAACCACAACCATCATAGACCTTAACCCCTGCCCCTGCTAGGGGATAAGACACTCCAACAATCGTGATCTGCACGAGATTGTTATCCTTGAGGCTGTGACCAATCtgtggggagcctgttcagttccccagcaccctctggggaaagaatgtTTTCGTGATACCTACCATATCTCTCCCTTGACCCAGCTCCCGCCATTCCTTcaggtcctgtccctggtcatgcagagcagagatcagggcctgtccctcctcttcccctcgtgaggaagctgcagaactgCTGTGAGCTCTGACCTCAGTCTGCTCTTCCCCAGCTGAACTGACCACGTGCCCTCAACTGCTCCTCATGTGGCTTCACCTCCAGGCCTTTTACCATCTCCGTAACCCTactttggatgctctctaacAGCTTTAGATTATTCTTGTATTGCAGGACCCAAAACAATATACAATATTCTAGGTGAGGCCACCCTGACCAGAGTagagtgggacaatcccctTGCTGGCCCAATTGGCGATGCAGGCCTGATGCCCTCAGGATAGGCATGACCCACCTGGCTGCCAGGAcactggctcatgtccagctggtCATCTTCCAGCACAGGACCCCAGGTCTCtttccacagcactgctctccaacctctcattccccagtgtCTCTGTACATCCAGGGctgtcccatcccaggtgcagaatccagcccTTGTCTTTGTTAACCTTCACAcagttggtgattgcccagcccTGTCATTGATacagggctctctgcagggcctcttCGAACTTAAGGCAGTCAACAGCTCCTCTCCTTTTGTATCATCAGCAAGCTTACTTAGTATGGCACCCTGTGGAGCCCCACAAGCTACAGGCTACCAGTCTACTGTCACCCTAGTTACTGTAATTCTTTGTGCTTGACCCTTGCCCATCACACaatgtgtttatccagctgtgggCTCCACGCTGAGATAGATGATGTCcaaagctttactgaaatccaaaaagatTACATCTACTGATGTTTTTTGATCAACTGGGTTACCTTAGCATAAAAGGAAATTAGTTTTGATAAGCAGGACTTTGCTGTCATGAAGATGTGCTGGCTGCGACCAATGATTGTGTTGTCCTTCAGGTTTCTCAATACATCCCAGAATAATCATCATAATCTCCATAATTTTACCAGGCACTGGAGTGagactgacaggcctgtagCTTCCAGGGTCATCCTTCTTGCCCTCTTTGAAAACTTGGACCTCTCCAGATTCCCAAAACTGTTCAAAAATTATCAAGAGATGCCTTGTGATGGTATCAGCCAGCTCTTTATGTATTCTCAGATTAATCCCATCACACCCCATAGATTTACAGGCATCCAGCTAGAGCAGTAGATCCCTCACACCTTCAGGGCTAACTCAGTTAATTATTCTCACAGTCACAGTCCTGTAGCTCGGGGTGCTGGGACCTCCTTTGTCCATCATCAGTGTTGAAGACAGATGCAAAGAAAGCATTAAACATCTCTACCTTGTCCATAGCCCTGTTTGTGACATGACCATCCTCATCCTGTAATAGGCTGATATCATTTCAGCACTGccttttgccattaatgtatttttaaaaccctCTTTTTATTGTGCCCCACATTCCTAGTGTCTTCAATTGCAATGGAGCTTTGGCCACACAAATTCTCCCCCTACAGTGGTGAGCAGCATCTCTGTATTACTTCCACATCACCTGACCTTGCTTCCACTGGGCATACACCTTCCTTTTTTACCTTATCTACAAAAGAAGATCCCTGTTCAGCCAAAGTGGCATTCTGCCTCATCTTCTTGATTTCTCATTTTTAGGAAttgcctgttcctgtgccctcaaGAGCTGATGCTTAAAAAGTAACCAGCACTGATGGACCCCAGGACCTTCAAAAGCATTTTCCCAGGGGACTTCACTTACTGGTTCCCTAAGCGGCCTGAAGTCTGCTCTTTTCATGTCCAGGGTTGCACCAGAGATTTTAAACTCGATGGCTTCATGGTCACAGTGGCAAGACAACCACCAATCTCCACTCAAGAGGATCACAAGATCCTCTCCGTTGACAAGCAACAAATCCAGGAGGGCATCTTTCTGAGTCGGCCCTCTTAGTACCTGTATCATGAATTTGTCATCCAGGTGTTTCAGGAATACATAGGGAATATATGAAAATTGTATTAAGTAACAGAAAATATTGTAAGGCCCACTGTGGATCTAATGACCATCTCCCCACCTAAATGTGTTCCCTGTGTGTCCAGGTCATTGTATTGTAATTGAC is drawn from Poecile atricapillus isolate bPoeAtr1 chromosome W, bPoeAtr1.hap1, whole genome shotgun sequence and contains these coding sequences:
- the LOC131591675 gene encoding lactosylceramide 4-alpha-galactosyltransferase-like; the protein is MMAVSGEQAMAGEKMLRMPSCLLKPTRVMLSHKPWALFILIFVFVSFAYHKLYWGIWEDPKSRGPLYGSSAEISCAHYVPSSLNIAGGPSPSTGSVFFVETSEQTTPSYLFSCSVESAARAHPASRVVVLMKGLAKENASLPRHWAFSLLSCFPNVEIQPLDLTDLFSGTPLAQWYLQPQRQQEPHFLHVLSDACRIVLMWKFGGIYLDTDFIVLKNLQNLTDALGIQDDVELNGAFLSFKPKHKFMELCVQDFVQNYNGWVWGHQGPELLTRVFKKWCSIQTIKSMSCKGVSALAPEVVYPIPWQDWKKLFEPVSALELRKLLKNTYAVHVWNKLSHGTKLEIPSQALLAQLYSQFCPATYTKMKQDSEELSRGAV